In Numidum massiliense, a single genomic region encodes these proteins:
- the istA gene encoding IS21 family transposase, whose product MVHVHYIKSLYEREGLSLREIQRRTTHDFKTIKKYIDMEDWNETPKRKPRRSKLDPYKETIDDWLEGDLKAPRKQKHTARRVYERLKEMHGEAFNVSLRTVQYYVAKKKTALKEKTRGYIPLEHTPGEAQVDFGEATFEEKGQAFKGYYLNVSFPYSNAAYVQVFRAQNTECLLEGLKRIFAHVGGVPTRLWFDNLSAAVATICKNGERQLVDSFARFAYHHGFEPTFCNPNSGNEKGHVENKVGYHRRNFFVPIPKFEDLDAYNADLLQRCERDMQRTHYKHQEQIAERFQADAAQFKPLPRTAFDVHRMVKAKTDKYGKVCFQKNRYSTSPGLARQEVWLKVTCDRVIVQDESYRTIVTHSRIYGEGKEAMKWTPYLSLMAKRPNAMKYTAFYRQLPDPWREYLTVKERRPKGLRLLAEFLSQGDMQLATTALEETLAQGVDDADSLLATWYRLTGRANECSTLAVSHDVPSHAIYKTDLGSYDHLLRIRKGDGR is encoded by the coding sequence ATGGTTCACGTTCACTATATCAAGTCTTTATACGAAAGGGAAGGGCTATCTTTACGAGAAATTCAGCGGCGAACAACACACGACTTCAAAACGATTAAAAAGTACATCGACATGGAGGATTGGAATGAAACTCCGAAGCGGAAACCGCGTCGATCCAAACTGGATCCCTACAAGGAGACGATCGACGATTGGCTAGAGGGCGACTTAAAAGCTCCGCGTAAACAGAAGCATACTGCGCGACGCGTCTATGAACGCCTTAAGGAAATGCACGGTGAGGCCTTCAATGTATCGCTAAGGACCGTTCAGTACTACGTTGCCAAGAAGAAGACAGCACTTAAGGAGAAGACGCGCGGTTACATCCCGCTCGAACATACGCCGGGGGAGGCACAGGTCGACTTCGGAGAGGCTACGTTTGAAGAAAAGGGACAAGCCTTTAAAGGCTATTATTTAAACGTGTCGTTCCCATACAGCAATGCGGCCTACGTCCAAGTCTTCCGCGCACAAAATACCGAGTGTTTACTGGAAGGACTCAAACGAATCTTTGCGCATGTCGGTGGCGTCCCTACGCGTCTATGGTTTGACAACTTATCTGCGGCTGTAGCGACGATTTGTAAAAACGGTGAGCGCCAACTCGTCGATTCGTTTGCCCGGTTTGCCTATCACCACGGCTTCGAGCCTACCTTTTGCAACCCGAATAGCGGGAACGAAAAAGGGCATGTCGAAAATAAGGTCGGCTACCACCGGCGAAACTTCTTCGTCCCGATCCCTAAATTTGAGGATCTGGATGCTTATAACGCTGATCTACTACAGCGATGCGAACGGGATATGCAGCGTACGCACTATAAGCATCAGGAGCAGATCGCCGAACGGTTTCAAGCAGATGCTGCACAGTTCAAGCCACTGCCGCGCACAGCCTTTGACGTCCACCGCATGGTCAAAGCGAAAACTGATAAGTACGGAAAAGTATGCTTTCAGAAAAACCGTTACTCGACATCACCGGGGTTAGCACGTCAGGAAGTATGGCTCAAAGTGACCTGCGATCGCGTCATTGTACAAGATGAGTCCTATCGCACCATCGTCACGCACTCCCGTATCTACGGAGAAGGGAAAGAAGCGATGAAATGGACACCGTATTTGTCACTCATGGCGAAACGGCCCAATGCGATGAAGTATACGGCGTTTTACAGACAACTGCCCGACCCGTGGCGCGAGTACCTAACGGTCAAGGAGCGACGACCGAAGGGGTTGCGATTACTTGCGGAATTTCTAAGCCAAGGAGACATGCAACTTGCGACGACGGCATTGGAAGAAACACTCGCCCAAGGCGTGGATGACGCGGATAGCTTACTTGCCACTTGGTACCGTCTCACCGGGCGTGCGAATGAGTGCTCTACACTTGCTGTCTCACACGACGTGCCGTCACATGCTATTTACAAGACGGATCTTGGATCTTACGATCACTTGCTAAGAATAAGAAAAGGTGATGGGCGATGA
- a CDS encoding response regulator transcription factor — protein sequence MTNIDFLKLLKEEYLRLKRIETKYEYEKNSSKLTPSEINILKYIEKGYTQSQIAAELFISIRTVKNHISNILKKTKLNSSKEAAIKARELELL from the coding sequence ATGACTAATATCGATTTTCTTAAATTGTTAAAGGAGGAATATCTCCGATTAAAAAGGATCGAAACAAAATATGAGTATGAAAAGAACTCAAGTAAATTGACACCATCAGAAATCAATATATTGAAATATATAGAAAAAGGATATACGCAAAGCCAAATCGCTGCCGAGTTATTTATTTCTATTAGGACGGTAAAAAATCATATTAGTAATATACTGAAGAAAACAAAGTTAAATAGTAGTAAGGAGGCTGCAATTAAAGCGAGGGAACTTGAGCTTTTGTAA
- a CDS encoding ISLre2 family transposase produces MLSFWESLRIRLMEVMADLFGEFLEQLDQMMTTHYKEKYGWKSERLDSREFTSFFGTVSYKRHLMYDRNGNAHYPVDEAIGLKRRKRYSPDLMMLGAELAAAPGMTYRLASEVTQKLAGITISHTTFQRLVKEAGEAQAVMDAEKRDRIFEDTVIPNSPSVKHLYCEADGLYVKGRGKGIEIKNMLAYTGWEQNGQRVSLTDRHVFSTVESVDDFWEIGYAAIRHRWDLSHTHVATNADAASWISEERVQNTFSEATSVVRQLDPFHVKRSIRRGLSRQPRLIPQIEKAISEKNKDRFKAVIDTAQGNAETEREEKRIENMQKYLP; encoded by the coding sequence ATGTTGTCGTTTTGGGAAAGCTTACGTATTCGCCTGATGGAAGTGATGGCTGATCTGTTCGGAGAATTTTTGGAGCAGCTCGATCAGATGATGACGACGCATTACAAGGAAAAATACGGTTGGAAAAGTGAGCGATTGGACAGCCGGGAGTTCACCAGTTTTTTTGGGACAGTGTCCTATAAACGCCACTTGATGTACGACCGAAACGGAAACGCACATTACCCTGTCGATGAGGCAATCGGTTTAAAACGCCGTAAAAGATACAGCCCAGACCTTATGATGCTCGGAGCAGAGTTAGCTGCAGCGCCGGGAATGACCTACCGCCTCGCCTCAGAGGTCACGCAAAAACTTGCCGGTATAACGATCAGCCATACGACGTTTCAGCGCTTAGTAAAAGAAGCAGGTGAAGCTCAAGCTGTCATGGATGCTGAAAAAAGGGATCGAATTTTTGAGGATACGGTAATTCCTAACTCTCCGTCCGTTAAGCACTTATATTGCGAAGCAGATGGCTTATACGTCAAAGGGAGAGGCAAAGGAATAGAGATCAAAAATATGCTTGCCTATACCGGGTGGGAGCAAAACGGACAGCGTGTCTCGTTAACAGATCGTCACGTCTTTTCTACCGTTGAATCGGTGGATGACTTTTGGGAAATAGGTTATGCAGCGATTCGACATCGTTGGGATCTCTCACATACACATGTGGCGACTAATGCGGATGCGGCTTCATGGATCTCTGAGGAACGCGTTCAAAATACCTTTTCTGAAGCGACATCGGTTGTCCGCCAATTGGATCCTTTTCACGTAAAGAGGAGTATTCGTCGCGGGTTGAGCCGCCAGCCAAGGCTCATTCCTCAAATTGAAAAGGCAATATCCGAAAAAAATAAGGATAGGTTTAAAGCGGTGATTGATACGGCACAGGGAAATGCAGAGACGGAGCGAGAGGAAAAGCGTATCGAGAACATGCAGAAGTATCTACCATAG
- a CDS encoding DMT family transporter, with translation MPPSVVAALILAITVIWGFAWVLMKVSLQYMGPFTFSALRFGVGSATLFAVLGWHNKKALCPRKIDIARFLLLGTLQTGIVFALVMYSMRFVAAGKSSVLLYSMPLWSIIFAAKFLREKVTRPQVYGVCLGSLGLVLLIGFDIVLVQSARIIFGEALLVLAAMSWGLANVYYKRAFPQTDPLQVCAYQMLFGAAGIALVAVVTEWGRPLTWTGTSLFALLFTGVLASAFCYAVWFFILTVVNTAQATIATLLVPIFGLLFSWLMLDEALTLQMLLGSACILGGIVVSQLPPLRN, from the coding sequence ATGCCCCCGTCTGTAGTCGCCGCACTCATCCTAGCAATTACGGTCATTTGGGGCTTCGCTTGGGTGCTCATGAAAGTATCGCTTCAGTACATGGGGCCGTTCACGTTTTCCGCTCTGCGCTTCGGCGTCGGTTCGGCGACGTTGTTCGCCGTCTTAGGCTGGCACAACAAAAAAGCGCTCTGTCCACGCAAAATTGACATCGCTCGCTTTCTATTACTCGGCACGCTGCAGACGGGGATCGTCTTTGCCCTCGTCATGTACAGTATGCGATTTGTGGCAGCGGGCAAGTCTTCTGTGTTGCTCTATTCGATGCCGCTGTGGAGTATTATTTTCGCCGCTAAGTTTCTACGAGAGAAAGTAACGCGACCACAAGTTTACGGCGTGTGTCTCGGCAGTTTAGGTCTCGTGTTACTCATCGGCTTCGACATCGTGTTGGTACAAAGCGCACGCATTATTTTCGGAGAAGCGTTGCTCGTGCTCGCTGCCATGTCGTGGGGGCTTGCCAATGTGTATTACAAACGAGCGTTTCCACAAACCGATCCGCTGCAAGTGTGCGCCTACCAAATGTTGTTCGGTGCCGCAGGCATCGCCCTTGTTGCGGTCGTTACCGAATGGGGCCGACCGCTTACCTGGACAGGGACGAGTTTGTTTGCCCTCCTATTTACAGGGGTGCTCGCCTCTGCCTTTTGCTATGCGGTGTGGTTTTTTATTCTCACCGTCGTGAATACGGCACAAGCGACAATTGCTACGTTGCTCGTCCCTATTTTTGGCCTCCTGTTTAGTTGGCTTATGTTGGACGAAGCGTTGACTTTGCAGATGCTACTTGGGAGCGCATGCATCTTGGGTGGCATTGTCGTGTCACAATTGCCGCCGCTGCGCAACTAA
- a CDS encoding ABC transporter permease, with translation MIDILTSLLQNAVWYATPLMLTAIGGMFSERSGVVNIGLEGLMTIGAFSAAVTTIATGNPWIGVLAAIVAGVLFAIPHAVATISFKADQVVSGVAINFLTLGVAMYTVKSLYDAGRTPAIKGTFDTIVIPGLSDIPIIGKALFAVYPTTYIAFAAVFISYFVLFKTPFGLRLRAVGEHPRAADTMGINVVRMRYTAVLISGALAGIGGAGLSIAIGSQFSETTIAGQGFIALAALIFGKWHPFGVLGSSLFFGFAVSLALTGQVFGLSEYVPSEMLSMVPYILTILALAGFVGRAESPSALGKPYDNKGR, from the coding sequence ATGATCGACATATTAACGAGTCTTTTGCAAAACGCGGTATGGTATGCGACACCACTCATGTTAACGGCGATCGGCGGCATGTTTTCGGAGCGTTCCGGCGTCGTCAATATCGGCTTGGAAGGGTTAATGACGATCGGCGCCTTTAGTGCGGCAGTGACGACGATTGCGACCGGCAACCCGTGGATCGGTGTGCTCGCGGCGATTGTCGCCGGCGTGTTATTTGCGATTCCGCACGCCGTCGCGACGATTTCGTTCAAGGCAGACCAAGTCGTCAGCGGGGTGGCGATTAATTTCTTGACGCTCGGCGTTGCGATGTACACAGTGAAGAGTTTGTACGACGCGGGACGTACCCCAGCGATTAAGGGGACGTTCGATACGATCGTCATCCCCGGGTTGAGCGACATCCCGATTATCGGGAAAGCGTTGTTCGCCGTTTATCCGACGACGTACATCGCCTTTGCCGCCGTCTTTATTTCTTATTTCGTCCTGTTCAAGACGCCTTTCGGCCTGCGCTTGCGCGCCGTCGGCGAACACCCGCGCGCAGCGGACACGATGGGTATTAACGTCGTACGCATGCGCTACACCGCTGTACTCATTAGCGGTGCGCTCGCCGGGATCGGTGGCGCTGGCCTGTCGATTGCCATCGGTAGCCAATTTAGTGAAACGACGATTGCCGGACAAGGGTTTATCGCCTTGGCCGCTCTGATTTTCGGTAAGTGGCACCCGTTTGGCGTGCTCGGATCGTCGCTCTTTTTCGGCTTTGCGGTGTCGCTGGCACTGACGGGGCAAGTGTTCGGCTTGTCGGAATATGTGCCGAGTGAGATGCTCAGCATGGTGCCGTACATTTTGACCATTCTCGCCCTCGCCGGCTTCGTCGGACGCGCCGAATCGCCGAGTGCGCTAGGCAAACCGTACGACAACAAAGGACGGTAA